CCGGCGGGGGAGATGGTGGCGATATTGCCCATGTGGGGCAGGCCCGCGATGGTGCTTTGCAGGAAGCGCGAGCAGGCGGGCTCGACATTGTTCTTCACGCCGGGCTGGGTGCGGGCGATCTCGAGCACCTGCTTGGCGCCGAGAAAGAGCGATTGCAGTTCCTTGGAGACGAGCTCCGCCTTGCCGAGGAGCTGCTGCTCCACGGCTTCGCTGCGGTCGTAATATTGGGAAACGGCACTCGCGATCCCGAAGGCGAGGACGGGGAGCATGGACAGCGCCAGCACGGTGGACAGGCGTGTCCGGACTGAATCAATCGCCTCCAGCGGCCGGGCAGCCTGTTCACCGAGTTTCAGGTCAGGCACGTCATTCCTATCCGCGGGCTACGAGTTTGCCGTCCGGGCCGGAGGATGACATGGCGCCGGCCGCGGCCGGACCGATGTCCGCCCCGTCAAGCTGCGCTTCAAGCTCGCGACGCGCGCGGGCGACACGACTCTTGATGGTGCCGACTGCGCATCCACAGATATCAGCCGCCTCGTCATAGGAAAAGCCATCAACCGAGGTGAGGATCAGGGCTTCGCGCTGGTCCGGCGGCAGCTTGCCCAGTTCGCGGACCAGATCCTTCAGGTGAAGGCTGCTGAGCTGCGACTCGTGCACCGCGTTTTCCGGCGCGGTCTCACCGTCGCCCACATCCTGGTAGCGCTTGTTCTTGCGCACCTCGTTGTAGAAGTGATTGCGCAGGATGGTGAACAGCC
The sequence above is drawn from the Pyruvatibacter mobilis genome and encodes:
- a CDS encoding sigma-70 family RNA polymerase sigma factor — translated: MSTFKSDLTALLPNLRAFARSLCGDGVWADDLVQEAVMRAWANQDKYQEGTNLKAWLFTILRNHFYNEVRKNKRYQDVGDGETAPENAVHESQLSSLHLKDLVRELGKLPPDQREALILTSVDGFSYDEAADICGCAVGTIKSRVARARRELEAQLDGADIGPAAAGAMSSSGPDGKLVARG